The following proteins are encoded in a genomic region of Trypanosoma brucei gambiense DAL972 chromosome 8, complete sequence:
- a CDS encoding 60S ribosomal protein L39, putative: MGRFKPLAIKKKYAKKLKQNRPVPYWIRLRTGNRIKWNEKRRHWRRTKLHY; encoded by the coding sequence atGGGACGTTTCAAGCCACTCGCTATTAAGAAGAAGTACGCCAAGAAGCTGAAGCAGAACAGGCCAGTGCCGTATTGGATCCGTCTGCGTACCGGCAACCGCATCAAGTGGAATGAGAAGCGCCGCCACTGGCGCCGCACGAAGCTCCATTATTAA
- a CDS encoding tyrosyl/methionyl-tRNA synthetase, putative, which yields MEGPFLSRSIQYVERWLAEIVATKGTRAAATGSSEKAVAQKRGKATATAAAETGATSMSKCRFVVGRVNSVRPHPESQKLYIEEIDLGEEGGKCRTILSGLQEYVKQEDFLNRLVLVIANLEPRKIGGIPSEGMVLCASCNDEGSRSVVLLDVPEGTPVGERILFEGHEGPYEPVLKKKLAKHFEEVAAELRTNDKGEVVWRDMPFRTSCGIITASIPNGSVS from the coding sequence ATGGAAGGTCCTTTCCTCAGCCGCTCCATTCAATACGTGGAGCGGTGGCTCGCTGAGATTGTGGCAACCAAAGGCACACGAGCAGCGGCAACAGGAAGCAGTGAGAAAGCCGTGGCGCAAAAGCGAGGGAAGGCGACTGCCACTGCGGCTGCTGAAACGGGTGCCACTAGTATGTCAAAGTGTCGTTTTGTTGTCGGCAGGGTGAATAGCGTCCGCCCGCATCCCGAGAGTCAAAAACTTTACATTGAGGAGATCGACTtgggagaggaggggggaaaatgcCGCACCATCCTCAGCGGTTTGCAGGAATACGTCAAGCAAGAAGATTTTCTCAACCGCCTTGTGCTCGTCATCGCCAACCTTGAGCCACGGAAGATTGGTGGTATACCATCGGAGGGAATGGTCCTCTGCGCCTCATGCAATGATGAGGGCTCGCGGTCAGTTGTGTTGCTGGACGTACCTGAGGGGACGCCGGTTGGTGAGCGCATTTTGTTTGAAGGTCATGAGGGGCCATACGAGCCCGTactgaaaaagaaactcGCCAAACACTTCGAGGAGGTGGCAGCAGAACTGCGCACAAACGATAAGGGTGAAGTGGTATGGCGTGACATGCCATTTCGGACGAGTTGTGGGATCATCACGGCAAGCATCCCCAACGGTAGCGTTTCATAG